The window CATCTTCATCCAACCCATCAATTAGTTAtactaaaacatcttcataTGTCAATAAATCATCCAAGGAATACCTTTTCAGCATACCTCCCAATATTTCCCAGGAACAAACACCAGCCAAAATAGCCAAAACGGTATTCCCAGCCAATTTCCATAATCTACCAAATGCATCACATAAAACCCTTAAATATTATCAAGCCATCCTCAATGAGATTGAATCCATTGCTATTAAGCCAATTTTCAATACAACTCATGCCAACAAAATTCTTTACCATTCCCTTCACATTGGAAAATTCCTAATAGAAACATAATGGGAATTCCCCCTTTAACAATCCAAACCCCTTCATTCTCAGCATGTCCTTATTTCCAATAACaaatacaattattttgattatatcgACCCTTGGTCTAACATTTTCCTGCATCAAACATAAGATtttagtcattcatggtttgttacTTTTGATAAAAGTTTCATATTGAATTTCCTAGCATGGTTTTCTAGATtttagtcattcatggtttgttacTTTTGATAAAAGTTTCAGATTGAATTTCCTAGCATGGTTTCCCAGATGGTGGTCTTCTCATTCACGTTTTATAGGAAAATTTCCAAAAGAAATTTGACAAAAGCAGATTCAACCATTATCACCCTTCTTCCATTGTTCATGGCCAAATACAAAATCCCGTGGATTATGAAGTTGAAATTGATgaagtctatatatatatatgtattgtaGCCTAATCTAAGTGCTTATGATTTTATCATGGGATTAcattttggtgttttttttttttttgtttttttttttgtatgtggAGATTAGGCTACAATATTATGATGCAATGCTAAACCATTATTTGGTCAAAACAGTAACAGAATGACTTGGGCTTTGTGATTAATTATTACTAACCGAAAATTAAGCTAAAGCTCTTAAAATTAGCAAAACACCAAATTACTAGTTTGTACAAACATTTCCTCCCACTTCTCAATTTTTCTGGCTTTTTCTAAAAgcaatttacaataattaacaagaaaaactTATCCGCATAAAATTACTTCTTTTTTCTGGTTCCCCTTTTGGCCTCTTTGATTTGAGTACGATTAACCAACAGCAATATTCACTTGACCCCTGCTCCAATTTTCCCGCCAAAAAAGCATGCGGGAAAAGATCAAGGCCGTTAAAGCCCACCTCCTTTGCCTTGATCCGACGACTTGCGTGACATCTCAACTGACATTTTTTTCGTTCGAGGAATCGCTCACTGACCGAGATATCCGGTTGGTGTCCGAATcttaaaccaaaataaataaagacgaaaaattataattaaattaaaattggagaaaattattataaataatatgaaataattgataaataaaagaatggaaattaaaattaaaattaccaCGGGAGGCATTGAAGGAACGCTTGCAATGCAGGATGGCACTTTGGATTCCGTCCTGCTGCTGAAGCAGCGAATCATCTCTCCTCTGCGCGACTAAGGCGGCCGATGGGGCCGCGGCTACGGCGGAGGAAGCGGACCGGCTCTTCCCCAATTGCTTGCAGACCACTCTCAGCCCTGCCGGAAAGTTCCCCTGCTTCTGACCACTCTTCGCATTGCTCGCCGTCGCCGGCGGCGGCTCTGAAACTTCACTTTCCGACTGGGGCTTCTCGGCCTGATTCGAAGCCAGCGCCGTCGAGCCGTTCAAGTTGAGCTGCCCGGACAATCTCAGCTTCTCACCATACCTCTTTGAAACGCGAACGTAGAGAGGCTTCACCATTTTCAAGTACTTTTGCATTACCTCTTTGGGAAAGCGCTTTTCCTCAGAAGCCGATTCTTCAGAAGCGGTTATCGGCGGCGGCTTCCGCTGGGTCGTATGCGACTTATTAGTTGCAGAGATTCTGGAGTTGTTGTCTCTGGCAAACAAAGACACAATGGGAACCTCCTGAACCTTGAATTTCACCGTGAAAAGCTTCCCCTGCTGCTTCTGCTTTTGCGACGGTTCCTCTTGCGGTGGTTTTTCCTGGGGTTTTTGCGGTGGTTCTTTCGCCACCGCCGCAACAGATCCAGCCGCCGGCAGCTCCGTTTTCCCTGGTTTTTCCGACCCGTTTGAATTCGACTTCGATTTCTTCAAACCCAGCATGAAAACACGAAATTTGGTGGCCGATTTCAATAATGAGACGGCGAATTGGGGCTTGGAGTTAGATTCTTCAGATGGGTTGAACTCAATCGACGAGTGCTCGATAGGCACAAGCTTCCCTTTGAAGAACAAGTCGtcggagggagagagagtcagATTCGGGTCGACCGTTCTGTCCTGGGTCGACCCGGAAGGGACGGTGAAGTTAAACTCCCCCTCTCCATCCTCACTGTCATCAGACtcctcgtcgtcgtcgtcgtcgccgCCGCCGCTGTCGTCTTCTTGCCGGACATCCTCGTTGCAGTCATCCTCTTGCCGAGCTTCCTCGTCGTGGTTTTGAGCAGCCGCTTCGTCTTCGTCGGGGACGGCGAACTCTAAGTCGAAGAAAGGCCGGTCGTCGTTGTCGCTGTCACTGTCTTCGTCGTCGTTTTGGGCAACGGCGGTGAggattgtggtggtggtggtggtggtggtgtgcaTGTTAGCAGAACCAACCGTGTCTATGCTGTTAGGAACGGGGGTGGCAGCAAGTAGGCCACCGCTGCGCCAGTACTTGAGGAAGCTGAAAGTTTCCATGGTTGGGAGAGCCAGTATAAGGCAGAAGAAGTGGGTATACTGAGTtaaaagagagaggaaagaggCAGGGTTTGCTTAGATGAATGGGTTTGCAGAGGGAGAAGCACCAGTACCACTACTGAAAATGTAAAGAGACtggggtagagagagagagagagagagagaggtaaaaGTGGAGGGTTTGCTTAGATGAATGGGTTTGCAGAGGGAGAAGCACCAGTACCACTACTGAAAATGTAAGAGACtggggtagagagagagagagagagagagagagaggtaaaaGTGGAGAGAGAGGGGTAGGTTTAAATTTGTTTGGAGTGAATACGGGCCGGGGGTTGCATTCCGGGCAGCAGAGTAATGTGAGGGGAACAGTTCCCGATAATAAATCAAACAtcaacttttcaattttttaatttctttaattttatctACAAAGTTAATCATTCTAACATTATCCAATGGACAGAGACATAATTAATAGGGAGATTCTAGCATTATCCTATTTGTCTACTCTCCATCTACTACTAATCTTTCGCATTGCAATTTTTCTTGTATGGAGGAGATGGAGGAGGTACGTGTCGATGTTTCGTTGATTTTTCAATAGTTAGACTTTTCGtataaaaatttaattgatATTTCACCATTCGACCTTGCATAATATTCACCCTACTGAGTAGTATGTACCTAAAAATGTTATTAACGCCTGTGATTAATCATAAAATCAACAAATTAAGTGAGTTATTGCAGCGACAAGCACCCACGTGCACTGTGGGTACGTAGCCTATATGTGTAAGCAGTGACTGTACTTAGCATTTTTCTaataaaattgaacaaaaataagttatctatCCACGACATTATATTGCGTTTTTTCATCTTTGTCTCTTTACATTACAACCTGTGAAGATAGTATGCTCGTGTCTATATAACTATAACTAATTAGTGCTCATTTCAACTGTGAAATTACCATTCCTGATGTGTGAAAATAATAAATTGCTCCACCATTTCATACAACATCTAATGAAACTTACCAAAACATAACTAATGCTTAATGCTGGCAATTATTTTTCACATTTATAATATTCTTTTTTTCCAATATTTTGATAATGCTGGTTGTGGTAGAACCCATATTGCACATGACATGATTAATTACTGATTTCTGAATTTTGGGTCAGATATATCCGTGGCAAAAAGTGAAGTGACACTAAAGGAAAATCAATTATTAGGAGCAGTCAATTAGGAGCAAATTAAAagatgggaactttaacgaaaaacatctggtactgttcactttaacgaaaaatcacatttttacactaaaaagtcaatctttgtactattcactttaccctttattttgtctttatcattaaaactcaaaattttcaagccattttcattagttttcctttaaaagaaTTGCATCTATTAATGAGTTTTTAAAAGAATCGCATCTATTGATATGGCCAAGCAAAAGGCAATGCTGCTTCCAATTTCAAGTTCATATAAATTTCTGTGGACACGGCCAATTGCTGCCAGAAGAACAAAAGGGCCTTCATTGGTCGTTTCGTGTCAATAATTTACAGACATTTGTAAAATGTAAGattctaaaaaacgttaggcgTTAGTTGGGTGACGGATTGGGGTTTAGCGCCTAGGCGCCTAGGCGGGATCCAGGCAGCCGCATATGCGGActaggcagatttaagtaaatatattatatttgtggatttaagtaaatctattatatttcgtgtaaataaatatatgtttatacttaaaatatatataatttcatcataaactaaaataacatatatattatgaagtattggaacataatgaaggtatagggaacaagcatatagtgtgtgttcatttaactaTTCAGCAAAtctcttataatttattgaaaaaaataaaatacaaaatgaaagttatctattttataTCTAAGTGATTTGCAACCTAAGCGAGTTCCTAGGCCGGTGCCTCAGCAGGCCTAGGCGTCTTTTCTTAATTATCAAAAGCCTAGGCATTAATAAGAGTGATGATCAGCTGCTTAGTGTTTAGGCGGAACCTAGACAATGTTAGACgaagatttttagaacagtggtaAAATGTATGAACATGTGGTCGTATATAGAACAAAACGTCACGATAGTGATAGTTTACTGTGCTGTTACTCTACAAAACTCATCACACTCTCCAAAACCCATCAAGTATTCTATATGTTACTATTACTTGACACCGATATCGTGCCCATTTTTTTAGAATACCAAAGCACAGTGGCATGGTGAAGTTTCCATAAAGGGAGGAGTAAAAACGCAAagaatgcaagaaaacaaacaGAACAGGCTTCAATCCCTTTGTTTACGCCTTTACCTTTGAACTTTGAGGCTACACAAAGCTCTCTGGTCGAAAGCCTGCATGGGTCTTGAAAGTGAGTCCtttattaccaaaaaaaataaaataaataacaaatagCAAAGTGAGACCTTTGACATTGCTTCGACAAACTAGGGTATGTTTGAAAATTCCGATAAGGTGAAATACACTTCCACACAATTAAGAGCGTTTTTAACTACATTTGgttaaataaacttaaaaatggTCTATGTTTgtaaaat is drawn from Malus domestica chromosome 14, GDT2T_hap1 and contains these coding sequences:
- the LOC103419050 gene encoding probable membrane-associated kinase regulator 2; this encodes METFSFLKYWRSGGLLAATPVPNSIDTVGSANMHTTTTTTTTILTAVAQNDDEDSDSDNDDRPFFDLEFAVPDEDEAAAQNHDEEARQEDDCNEDVRQEDDSGGGDDDDDEESDDSEDGEGEFNFTVPSGSTQDRTVDPNLTLSPSDDLFFKGKLVPIEHSSIEFNPSEESNSKPQFAVSLLKSATKFRVFMLGLKKSKSNSNGSEKPGKTELPAAGSVAAVAKEPPQKPQEKPPQEEPSQKQKQQGKLFTVKFKVQEVPIVSLFARDNNSRISATNKSHTTQRKPPPITASEESASEEKRFPKEVMQKYLKMVKPLYVRVSKRYGEKLRLSGQLNLNGSTALASNQAEKPQSESEVSEPPPATASNAKSGQKQGNFPAGLRVVCKQLGKSRSASSAVAAAPSAALVAQRRDDSLLQQQDGIQSAILHCKRSFNASRDSDTNRISRSVSDSSNEKNVS